A region from the Pseudomonas sp. P8_229 genome encodes:
- a CDS encoding FUSC family protein produces the protein MLRRILRPLLDPYRRYQHARLIHAVRVALGLLATILLTTGINLPHGEWASVTMLVVIGGLQHHGNIGKKAAERATGTLIGAGVGLVLVAQQAWLGLPWLTYFAMAVVCGFFSYHAIGKGGYTALLSAITVFIVAGHGDNPITDGLWRGVDILIGIALALAFSFALPLYAVYSWRYNLVDALRDCATLYGRIISGQAVSADEHLKLMGRVTSVMVQLRSLMPSVSKEVKISMTELDAIQRNLRMCVSTLEILGNTRPDANDPDAMTHLQSALRAEHRVIRVQLIGMARALKSGATQRLERPLDLPDASLDTPVYSALDGYRLLTRQLAANIGELRQRLAKTAPRWNI, from the coding sequence CTGCTGCGGCGAATCCTGCGTCCGTTACTGGACCCATACCGCCGCTACCAGCACGCCCGGCTGATTCACGCGGTGCGCGTGGCACTGGGGTTGCTGGCGACCATCCTGCTGACCACCGGCATCAACCTGCCCCACGGTGAGTGGGCCTCGGTGACCATGCTGGTGGTGATCGGCGGCCTGCAACACCACGGCAACATCGGCAAGAAAGCCGCCGAACGCGCCACCGGCACCTTGATCGGTGCCGGCGTCGGTCTGGTGCTGGTGGCGCAACAGGCGTGGCTGGGCCTGCCGTGGCTGACGTACTTTGCCATGGCAGTGGTCTGCGGATTTTTCTCCTATCACGCCATCGGCAAGGGCGGTTATACCGCCCTGCTCTCGGCGATCACCGTGTTCATTGTCGCCGGACATGGCGACAACCCGATCACCGACGGCTTGTGGCGCGGGGTCGACATCCTGATCGGTATTGCCCTGGCCCTGGCATTTTCCTTCGCCCTGCCGCTGTACGCGGTGTATTCGTGGCGCTACAACCTCGTCGATGCCTTGCGCGACTGCGCCACGCTGTACGGACGAATCATCAGCGGCCAAGCGGTCAGCGCCGATGAACACCTGAAGCTGATGGGCCGGGTGACCTCGGTCATGGTGCAACTGCGCTCGTTGATGCCTTCGGTGTCCAAGGAAGTGAAGATTTCCATGACCGAGCTGGACGCGATCCAACGCAACCTGCGCATGTGCGTCAGTACTTTGGAAATCCTCGGCAACACCCGACCGGATGCCAACGATCCCGACGCCATGACCCACCTGCAATCGGCGCTGCGGGCCGAGCACCGGGTGATCCGTGTGCAACTGATCGGCATGGCCCGGGCCTTGAAGTCCGGCGCCACGCAACGCCTGGAGCGCCCGCTTGATTTGCCCGACGCCAGCCTCGACACACCGGTCTACAGCGCACTGGACGGTTACCGTCTGTTGACCCGACAACTGGCGGCCAACATCGGCGAACTGCGCCAGCGTCTGGCGAAAACCGCGCCACGCTGGAATATCTGA
- a CDS encoding acyltransferase family protein: MQFRKSINALRALAVLSVVLFHFKVPGFEGGFAGVDVFFVISGFLMTGIIFNGVQQQNFSLLGFYASRARRIIPALLTLCVALLIFGYLYLPMDDLRETIRTIKSSLLFSSNFSFARSGNYFATPLHENWLLHTWSLSVEWQFYLLYPVLIMGLHKFFGSDKTRFALIALALISLGASIVVTRLNPTFAFYMLPTRAWEMIAGGLVFLFPLRLSPRGGAICEGLGLLAIFVSVLGFSEQDLWPGYLALVPVLGTMLVIHGNTRSLFSTQPALQFAGSISYSVYLWHWPLVVLLYLCGLLNSWPHVIGAIVASFALGALSFYGVESKVKKGATATRTMIRFASLTVGVVAVSAVMSSLVKQHPDWRPALVELGQPQYTSKLYPQECYPNAYSAADCKLGTGEVSVILYGDSHAQSTAAAVQMENPQAALSWSRGGCPTLAHFAMHDKTVESQCRGFNQEKLQRLKTDYAGIPVVLFSRAALYADAGRENSYRISFPERQAPFAEAYTEEYVSTVCSIAENHPVYIVKPIPEMPFSVYKGLNLNQRLFRQTTDISLPLQAYEKRNRIAIATIEEAASRCHATVIDPTPYLCPNGNCMGSRDGVPLYFDDNHLVDAGNQQLKGLFRNLLKPI, from the coding sequence ATGCAATTCAGGAAGAGTATCAACGCGCTTCGGGCACTGGCCGTCCTCTCGGTCGTGCTGTTCCATTTCAAGGTGCCAGGGTTCGAGGGCGGGTTCGCCGGGGTAGACGTGTTCTTCGTCATTTCCGGGTTTCTGATGACCGGCATCATCTTCAATGGCGTGCAACAGCAGAACTTCTCCCTCCTCGGTTTCTACGCCTCCCGCGCCCGGCGCATCATTCCCGCCCTGCTGACCCTGTGCGTTGCGCTGCTGATCTTCGGCTACCTGTACCTGCCAATGGACGATTTGCGCGAGACGATCCGCACGATCAAGAGCAGCCTGCTGTTCAGCTCGAACTTCAGCTTCGCCCGGAGCGGCAACTACTTTGCGACACCGCTGCACGAAAACTGGTTGCTCCACACCTGGTCGCTGTCGGTCGAGTGGCAGTTCTACCTGCTGTATCCGGTGTTGATCATGGGCTTGCACAAGTTCTTTGGCAGCGACAAAACCCGCTTTGCCCTGATTGCCCTGGCGTTGATTTCGCTCGGTGCATCCATCGTCGTGACCCGCCTCAACCCGACGTTCGCGTTCTACATGCTGCCCACCCGGGCGTGGGAAATGATCGCTGGCGGACTGGTGTTTCTGTTTCCCCTGCGGCTGAGCCCGCGTGGCGGCGCGATCTGCGAGGGGCTTGGGTTGCTGGCGATTTTCGTCAGCGTACTGGGTTTTTCCGAGCAGGATCTGTGGCCGGGTTATCTGGCACTGGTGCCGGTACTGGGGACGATGCTGGTGATTCACGGCAATACCCGGTCGCTGTTCAGCACCCAGCCTGCACTGCAGTTTGCCGGGAGCATTTCCTACTCGGTGTACCTGTGGCATTGGCCGCTGGTGGTGTTGCTGTACCTGTGCGGGCTGTTGAACAGTTGGCCGCACGTGATCGGCGCGATTGTCGCCTCGTTCGCCCTCGGCGCCCTGTCCTTTTATGGGGTTGAATCGAAGGTGAAAAAAGGTGCGACAGCGACACGGACCATGATCAGGTTCGCTTCGCTGACGGTGGGTGTGGTTGCCGTGTCGGCCGTGATGTCGTCGCTGGTCAAGCAACACCCCGATTGGCGCCCGGCGCTGGTCGAACTGGGCCAGCCGCAATACACCAGCAAGCTGTATCCGCAGGAGTGCTACCCCAACGCCTATTCAGCGGCAGATTGCAAACTGGGCACCGGCGAGGTGTCGGTGATTCTGTATGGCGACAGCCACGCACAATCGACAGCCGCGGCAGTGCAGATGGAAAATCCTCAGGCGGCGCTGTCATGGTCACGAGGCGGTTGCCCGACCCTGGCCCATTTTGCAATGCACGACAAAACCGTCGAAAGCCAATGCCGGGGTTTCAATCAGGAAAAACTGCAACGGCTGAAAACCGATTACGCCGGCATCCCGGTGGTGCTGTTCAGCCGCGCGGCGCTGTACGCGGATGCTGGTCGGGAAAACAGCTACCGGATTTCCTTTCCCGAGCGCCAGGCTCCGTTCGCCGAGGCTTACACCGAAGAGTACGTCAGCACCGTCTGCTCGATTGCTGAAAACCATCCTGTGTACATCGTCAAACCGATCCCGGAAATGCCATTCAGCGTTTACAAGGGTTTGAATCTGAATCAGCGATTATTTCGGCAAACCACCGACATTTCACTGCCGTTGCAGGCGTATGAAAAACGCAACCGAATCGCCATCGCGACGATTGAAGAAGCGGCCAGTCGCTGCCATGCAACGGTGATCGACCCGACGCCGTACCTGTGCCCCAACGGCAACTGCATGGGCTCCAGGGACGGCGTGCCGCTGTACTTCGACGACAATCATCTGGTGGATGCCGGCAATCAACAGTTGAAAGGACTGTTCCGCAATCTGCTCAAACCGATTTGA
- a CDS encoding DMT family transporter, with translation MDNTIRRGSFEMTAAMLISGTIGWFVLVSGQPVLDVVFWRCVFGAGTLLLICAAFGFLRPGILTRTTFLLAVLSGVAIVGNWVLLFGSYSRASIAIGTAVYNVQPFMLVGLAALFLGEKITAQKLFWLAISFLGMLAIVSAHGGQGESGGDYLLGIALALGAALLYAIAVLIIKRLTGTPPHLIALVQVCTGVLLLAPFAHLNSLPQTGGAWASLVTLGIVHTGLMYVLLYGAIQKLPTALTGALSFIYPIAAIFVDWFAFGHRLEPLQWVGVAAILLAAAGMQQGWGLKNRRQLKSV, from the coding sequence ATGGACAACACAATCCGCCGTGGCTCGTTCGAAATGACCGCGGCCATGCTGATTTCCGGGACCATCGGTTGGTTCGTGCTGGTGTCCGGGCAACCAGTGCTGGACGTGGTGTTCTGGCGCTGCGTGTTCGGCGCCGGCACCTTGCTGCTGATCTGCGCCGCGTTCGGCTTCCTGCGCCCGGGCATTCTGACTCGCACCACGTTCCTGTTGGCGGTGCTCAGTGGCGTCGCGATTGTCGGCAACTGGGTGTTGTTGTTCGGCTCGTATTCCCGGGCCTCGATTGCCATCGGCACGGCGGTCTATAACGTGCAGCCGTTCATGCTGGTCGGTCTGGCCGCGCTGTTCCTCGGCGAGAAAATCACTGCGCAGAAACTGTTCTGGCTGGCGATTTCGTTTCTCGGCATGTTGGCGATCGTCAGCGCCCATGGCGGGCAGGGCGAGAGCGGTGGCGATTATCTGTTGGGGATTGCGCTGGCGCTGGGCGCAGCGTTGCTCTACGCGATAGCGGTGCTGATCATCAAGCGCCTGACTGGCACGCCGCCGCATCTGATCGCGCTGGTTCAGGTCTGCACCGGGGTGCTGTTGCTCGCGCCGTTTGCGCACCTCAATAGCCTGCCGCAAACCGGCGGTGCGTGGGCCAGCCTGGTGACGCTGGGCATCGTCCACACCGGCCTGATGTATGTGCTGTTGTATGGCGCGATCCAGAAACTGCCGACTGCCCTGACCGGCGCGTTGTCCTTCATCTATCCGATTGCGGCGATTTTCGTCGACTGGTTCGCCTTCGGCCATCGCCTGGAACCCCTGCAATGGGTCGGTGTGGCGGCGATTCTGCTGGCCGCCGCCGGGATGCAACAAGGCTGGGGCCTGAAAAACCGCCGTCAGCTCAAATCGGTTTGA
- a CDS encoding Lrp/AsnC family transcriptional regulator produces the protein MTDDIDQILISALMEDSRRSLKALAQISGLSSPSVAERLRRLEERGVLKGYTVEIDPKCFGYQLQAIVRVRPLPGQLQEVERQILSIPEFTECDKVTGEDCFIARLHVRSMEQLDTLLDRLNTLAETNTAIVKKTPVKRRLPPMA, from the coding sequence ATGACCGACGATATCGACCAGATACTTATCAGTGCGTTGATGGAAGACTCGCGCCGCTCGCTCAAGGCGTTGGCGCAGATCAGCGGCCTGTCGTCGCCAAGCGTGGCCGAACGCCTGCGCCGATTGGAGGAGCGCGGTGTGCTCAAGGGCTATACCGTCGAGATCGACCCCAAATGCTTCGGCTATCAACTGCAGGCCATCGTCCGGGTACGACCGCTGCCAGGGCAATTGCAGGAAGTGGAGCGGCAGATCCTGTCGATCCCGGAATTCACCGAGTGCGACAAGGTCACGGGCGAAGACTGCTTTATCGCTCGCCTGCACGTACGTTCGATGGAGCAGTTGGACACCCTGCTCGACCGGCTCAATACGCTGGCCGAAACCAATACCGCTATCGTCAAGAAGACTCCGGTCAAACGCCGGTTGCCGCCGATGGCGTGA
- a CDS encoding YceK/YidQ family lipoprotein: protein MKTLAILLATMVLTACGTVQTVVSSDQKTAERLRNEKTYCGAVPRIYSGVTYDFCLMHAELKDGVDVFDYKNANPGVLIDAAASGVLDTLLLPYTIYKQQADGSIVIN from the coding sequence ATGAAAACCCTGGCAATACTCCTGGCAACAATGGTGCTCACCGCCTGCGGGACGGTGCAGACGGTTGTGAGCAGTGATCAGAAGACGGCAGAGCGGCTCAGGAACGAGAAAACCTACTGCGGCGCCGTACCACGGATCTACAGTGGCGTGACTTACGATTTTTGCCTGATGCACGCCGAACTCAAGGACGGCGTCGACGTGTTCGACTACAAGAATGCCAACCCCGGCGTGCTGATCGATGCCGCCGCATCGGGTGTGCTCGATACCTTGTTGCTGCCCTACACGATCTACAAACAACAAGCGGACGGCAGCATCGTGATCAACTGA
- a CDS encoding Bax inhibitor-1/YccA family protein produces MREQDYAVHNSVQAEQLEVSRVLRNTYGLLALTLAFSGVMAFVAQQMRVGYPNIFVVLIGFYGLFFLTNKLRDSAWGLVSAFALTGFMGFLLGPILNRYLGMQGGAEVVSSAFAMTALVFGGLSAYVLITRKDMSFLGGFITAGFFVLLGATLASMFFQISGLQLAISAGFVLFSSVCILFQTSAIIQGGERNYIMATISLYVSIYNLFISLLQIFGIMSRDD; encoded by the coding sequence ATGCGCGAACAGGATTACGCAGTTCACAACAGCGTGCAGGCTGAGCAGCTAGAGGTTAGCCGCGTCCTGCGCAACACATACGGCTTGCTGGCGCTCACCCTCGCTTTCAGCGGTGTGATGGCTTTCGTGGCCCAGCAGATGCGGGTCGGCTACCCGAATATTTTCGTGGTGCTGATCGGCTTCTACGGGCTGTTCTTCCTCACCAACAAACTCCGTGATTCGGCCTGGGGCCTGGTGTCCGCGTTTGCGCTGACCGGTTTCATGGGTTTCCTGCTCGGCCCGATCCTCAACCGTTACCTGGGCATGCAGGGCGGCGCTGAAGTGGTCAGCTCGGCATTCGCGATGACCGCGCTGGTGTTCGGTGGTCTGTCGGCCTACGTGCTGATCACCCGCAAGGACATGAGCTTCCTCGGTGGCTTCATCACCGCCGGTTTCTTCGTGTTGCTGGGTGCGACGCTGGCGAGCATGTTCTTCCAGATCAGCGGCCTGCAACTGGCGATCAGCGCAGGTTTCGTGCTGTTCTCGTCGGTCTGCATTCTGTTCCAGACCAGCGCCATCATCCAGGGTGGTGAGCGCAACTACATCATGGCGACCATCAGCCTGTATGTATCGATCTACAACCTGTTCATCAGCTTGTTGCAGATCTTCGGCATCATGAGCCGCGACGACTGA
- a CDS encoding NAD(P)-dependent oxidoreductase, which yields MRTPKVLVTGAAGQIGSAFWAAQDDKSNLRLADMDVSKLPDSAQRFSLDIRDQASCLEACAGIHTVIHLAADPNPDADFTTSLLPVNIVGTYNMLFAAKAQGCKRFIFASSAQAIEGYPLDVQIQECMAPRPGNLYGVSKAFGEALASMYANDGHMTTIAVRIANVARFHQGESHSPRDVAAFISFRDVVTLLENCVEAELSGFHVIHGVSDNRYKRLSIDSTRKVVGYDPLDDGFAILEGRAQPD from the coding sequence ATGAGAACACCAAAAGTCCTGGTTACAGGTGCTGCGGGCCAGATCGGTAGCGCTTTTTGGGCAGCGCAAGACGATAAATCAAATTTGCGTTTAGCCGACATGGACGTCTCAAAACTTCCGGACTCGGCACAGCGTTTCTCTCTCGATATCAGGGATCAAGCCAGTTGTCTTGAAGCTTGCGCGGGCATACACACAGTGATTCATCTAGCGGCTGACCCTAACCCGGACGCCGATTTCACCACCTCCCTGCTCCCGGTGAATATTGTGGGCACCTACAACATGCTATTCGCCGCAAAGGCCCAAGGCTGCAAACGGTTCATATTTGCGAGCAGCGCCCAGGCGATTGAAGGTTATCCATTGGATGTCCAGATACAGGAATGTATGGCGCCTAGACCGGGCAATCTTTACGGGGTCAGCAAAGCGTTTGGGGAAGCGCTGGCCTCGATGTATGCAAACGATGGACACATGACAACCATTGCAGTGCGTATTGCAAACGTCGCCAGATTTCATCAAGGGGAAAGCCACAGCCCCAGGGACGTCGCTGCTTTTATCAGTTTCAGGGACGTTGTCACGCTACTTGAAAATTGCGTTGAGGCTGAACTGAGCGGGTTCCATGTTATCCACGGGGTCTCGGATAACAGATACAAGCGTCTTTCCATTGATAGCACCCGAAAAGTAGTGGGGTACGATCCCCTTGACGACGGATTTGCGATCTTGGAAGGACGCGCTCAACCGGATTGA
- the gabP gene encoding GABA permease — protein MISPNSMDSSSQLAQGFKPRHVTMLSIAGIIGAGLFVGSGHAIAAAGPAVLLAYLFSGLLVVLVMRMLGEMAVANPDTGSFSTYADQAIGRWAGFTIGWLYWWFWVLVIPIEALAAGHVLHQWFAQVDAWMFALGSIIALVVTNLFSVSKYGEFEFWFAMAKVVAIIGFIGVGFAVLMGWVPDREVSGLSGLMAEHGGFAPNGLSAVVGAFITIMFSFIGTEAVTIAAAESNDPSRNIAKATRSVIWRIGVFYLLSIFVVISVVPWNDPLLASVGSYQRALEIMNIPHAKFMVDIVVLIAVASCMNSSIYIASRMLYSLGRRGDAPKMLKATSSEGVPRAAVIASTVLGASITVWSYFMPDGLFEFLLASSGAIALLVYLAIAVSQLRMRRILRQRNVELTFRMWLFPWLTWLVIVFICAALAVMMITPQHRTEVTTTIGLALAISLVGLATSRHPTPVARVTSVG, from the coding sequence ATGATCAGCCCGAACTCCATGGATTCGAGTAGCCAATTGGCGCAGGGCTTCAAGCCTCGTCACGTCACAATGCTGTCCATCGCCGGGATTATTGGCGCCGGTTTGTTCGTAGGTTCAGGACACGCCATTGCCGCAGCAGGGCCGGCGGTGCTTCTCGCCTATCTGTTTTCAGGTTTGCTCGTCGTTCTGGTCATGCGCATGCTCGGTGAGATGGCGGTGGCCAATCCGGATACCGGTTCGTTCTCCACCTATGCCGACCAGGCCATCGGCCGCTGGGCTGGTTTTACCATCGGTTGGTTGTACTGGTGGTTCTGGGTTCTGGTCATTCCGATCGAAGCGCTGGCGGCCGGGCATGTGTTGCACCAATGGTTTGCGCAAGTCGATGCCTGGATGTTCGCGCTGGGCTCGATCATTGCGCTGGTGGTGACCAACCTGTTCAGCGTGTCCAAGTATGGTGAATTCGAGTTCTGGTTTGCCATGGCCAAGGTCGTGGCGATCATCGGTTTTATCGGCGTCGGTTTTGCCGTGTTGATGGGTTGGGTGCCCGATCGTGAAGTCAGCGGGTTGAGCGGGCTGATGGCCGAGCACGGCGGATTCGCGCCTAACGGATTGTCAGCGGTGGTTGGCGCGTTCATCACCATCATGTTCAGCTTCATCGGTACTGAAGCGGTGACTATTGCGGCGGCCGAATCGAACGACCCGTCGCGAAACATTGCCAAGGCCACGCGTTCGGTAATCTGGCGTATCGGCGTGTTTTACCTGCTGTCGATCTTCGTGGTGATCTCCGTGGTGCCCTGGAACGATCCGTTGCTGGCCTCGGTCGGCTCTTATCAGCGCGCCCTGGAAATCATGAATATCCCTCACGCCAAGTTCATGGTCGACATCGTCGTCCTGATCGCCGTGGCCAGTTGCATGAACTCTTCGATCTACATTGCCTCTCGGATGTTGTACTCGCTGGGCCGGCGTGGTGATGCACCGAAAATGTTGAAGGCCACCTCCTCGGAAGGCGTGCCACGGGCGGCTGTAATCGCCAGCACGGTGCTCGGCGCGTCGATCACCGTGTGGAGCTACTTCATGCCCGACGGACTGTTCGAGTTTCTGTTAGCCAGCTCCGGGGCGATTGCCTTGTTGGTGTACCTGGCCATCGCGGTGTCGCAGTTGCGGATGCGGCGGATACTGCGTCAGCGCAACGTCGAACTGACCTTTCGCATGTGGTTGTTTCCATGGCTGACGTGGCTGGTGATTGTGTTCATCTGCGCAGCGCTGGCGGTCATGATGATCACCCCGCAACACCGCACTGAAGTCACCACTACTATAGGCCTGGCATTGGCGATTTCTCTTGTTGGTCTCGCGACGTCGCGTCATCCCACGCCGGTTGCGAGGGTCACATCGGTGGGGTAG
- a CDS encoding YafY family protein, whose translation MTRSHRLFDLMQALRRHRRTVSGKALAHELGVSLRTIRRDVATLQEMGADIEGEPGVGYILRPGFLLPPLSFTEEEIYALAIGAQWVSRQADDSLTLAVTNALAKINAVLPADMRSALDDDTVYVGHPMKGLMPLDLSQIRGALREQRKLRITLSIAHAPEDEQVIWPIMLGFIESRRFIAAWCELDSRFRVIGMDDIASAVVLAERYSRSRRQLVKEWRSQEVRPCNSEGEIC comes from the coding sequence ATGACCAGAAGTCATCGATTATTTGACCTGATGCAAGCACTTCGCCGACACCGCAGGACGGTGTCAGGCAAAGCGCTTGCGCATGAGCTGGGTGTGTCTTTGCGCACCATCCGCCGTGACGTCGCCACACTTCAGGAGATGGGCGCCGACATCGAGGGCGAACCAGGTGTCGGCTACATTCTGCGACCAGGATTTCTTCTGCCCCCACTGTCTTTCACCGAAGAGGAAATATATGCGCTGGCAATCGGCGCCCAGTGGGTGAGTCGCCAAGCCGACGATTCACTCACCCTCGCCGTAACGAACGCACTGGCCAAGATCAATGCCGTTCTTCCCGCTGATATGCGCTCGGCCCTGGACGACGACACGGTCTACGTGGGCCACCCTATGAAGGGTTTGATGCCTCTCGATCTGAGTCAAATACGCGGGGCACTTCGGGAGCAGCGCAAGCTGCGCATTACACTTTCGATCGCACATGCACCGGAGGACGAACAAGTGATCTGGCCGATCATGCTGGGCTTCATAGAATCCAGGCGGTTCATAGCTGCATGGTGTGAGCTGGACAGTAGATTTCGGGTGATCGGCATGGATGACATTGCGAGCGCGGTGGTACTTGCAGAGCGCTACTCTCGAAGTCGCCGCCAGCTCGTCAAGGAGTGGCGTTCCCAGGAGGTGCGGCCCTGCAACAGCGAGGGTGAAATTTGTTGA
- a CDS encoding NAD(P)-dependent alcohol dehydrogenase, which translates to MPGFERIQYNNYGGPEVMRIEDFELLAPGNGEVAVRVKFAAINPIDWKLRDGQMKIVTGRAFPRAMGMDFSGIVTAVGHGVTRLRVGDAVFGLARFKESGALGQAVVTKETFLAKKPDSVSFEDAACLGTPGVTAWNGLIDKAKLRADQHVFINGCAGAVGEAAVQIARLFGAVVSGSCSARDMERARALGVQTVYDYRTMDLSTITTRFDVVFDTAATMKMSAGMAMLRQSGVLLDLNPGPGKFIRAIFDRRLKPVIGSPRADILEKLADAARENNLRMPIGEIVSLNAAIQLITELEKGRKLGGKGIVAMEPE; encoded by the coding sequence ATGCCCGGATTTGAACGTATTCAGTACAACAACTATGGTGGCCCGGAGGTGATGCGGATCGAAGATTTCGAACTGCTCGCACCTGGCAACGGGGAAGTGGCGGTGCGGGTAAAGTTCGCCGCCATCAATCCAATCGACTGGAAGCTGCGCGACGGACAAATGAAAATCGTGACTGGCAGGGCTTTTCCCCGGGCGATGGGGATGGACTTCTCCGGGATCGTCACGGCCGTCGGTCACGGTGTAACGCGGCTTCGGGTAGGTGACGCCGTATTTGGTCTTGCCCGCTTCAAGGAAAGTGGCGCGCTCGGCCAGGCGGTGGTGACAAAGGAGACGTTCCTTGCCAAAAAGCCCGACAGTGTTTCCTTCGAGGATGCGGCATGTTTGGGCACTCCAGGCGTTACCGCGTGGAACGGGCTGATCGACAAGGCAAAGCTGCGTGCTGATCAGCATGTCTTCATCAACGGGTGTGCCGGGGCGGTCGGCGAAGCCGCTGTGCAGATCGCACGGCTTTTCGGTGCCGTTGTCTCCGGTAGCTGTAGCGCCCGGGACATGGAACGGGCCAGAGCACTCGGCGTGCAGACCGTCTACGACTACCGCACGATGGATCTCTCAACGATCACTACGCGCTTCGACGTGGTCTTCGATACCGCCGCGACAATGAAAATGTCGGCGGGGATGGCCATGCTGCGGCAAAGCGGCGTGTTGCTGGATCTGAATCCCGGCCCGGGCAAGTTCATCCGGGCGATCTTCGATCGACGGCTGAAGCCTGTTATCGGTTCGCCACGTGCCGATATTCTCGAGAAGCTTGCGGATGCTGCCCGGGAGAACAACCTCAGAATGCCCATTGGAGAAATCGTTTCGCTGAACGCAGCGATCCAGCTAATCACAGAACTTGAAAAAGGGCGCAAGCTTGGCGGTAAAGGCATCGTCGCGATGGAGCCGGAATGA
- a CDS encoding LysR substrate-binding domain-containing protein gives MNHRCISNRLGDDRVYRWELERDGEALQITVPTSITVDQAETGLIAVLGGAGLMYLPEPLVAPYVKDGRLRLVLTEWAPLEDGFHIYYSSRRQLPTGLRLLIEFIQQIKPLSG, from the coding sequence TTGAATCATCGCTGCATCAGCAACCGTCTTGGAGATGATCGGGTGTATCGGTGGGAGCTGGAGCGCGACGGTGAGGCATTACAAATCACCGTTCCGACGTCCATCACTGTCGACCAGGCCGAGACGGGGCTCATTGCAGTACTCGGTGGTGCTGGCTTGATGTATTTGCCGGAACCTCTTGTCGCGCCTTATGTGAAGGACGGGCGGCTCCGTCTGGTGCTGACGGAGTGGGCGCCTCTGGAAGATGGCTTTCATATCTACTATTCCAGCCGGCGGCAACTGCCAACCGGGTTGCGCTTGCTCATTGAATTCATCCAGCAAATCAAGCCGCTGAGCGGGTAG
- a CDS encoding MFS transporter, with protein MRINPPLVALAIGAFGIGVTEFAPMGMLPGIAADLGVSIPAAGLLVSAYALGVLLGAPLMTLTTGRIPRRYLLIGLMAIFTLGNLMSALATDYYSLMVARVVTSLNHGAFFGVGSIVAASVVAPEKRAGAVAAMFMGLTLATIGGVPLAAWFGELFGWRTAFWGITGLGVATMAALWFALPDLKAPQSVGVMAEIRVLGRGPVLGALALTVVGSSAMFTVFTYIAPILSSETHASTAFITAMLVLYGVGLTLGNMWGGKAADHSIDRTLIISLSVLILVLLAFTVLMRWPLPAAVAILIWGVASFALVPPLQMRVMEAAKDAPNLASAVNIGAFNFGNAIGAALGGAVINAGLGYPAISLAAAAMAGLGLLMVLAFAWRSRTIEAAVV; from the coding sequence ATGCGTATCAATCCACCACTTGTCGCACTCGCCATCGGTGCCTTTGGCATCGGCGTTACAGAGTTCGCCCCCATGGGCATGTTGCCGGGTATCGCTGCGGACCTGGGCGTTTCCATTCCCGCCGCCGGTTTGCTGGTCAGTGCTTATGCGCTGGGCGTATTGCTCGGCGCACCGCTGATGACCCTGACCACCGGCAGGATCCCCCGGCGCTATCTGCTGATCGGGCTCATGGCGATTTTCACCCTGGGTAATCTGATGTCAGCTCTGGCTACCGATTACTACAGCCTCATGGTCGCCAGGGTGGTGACCTCACTGAACCATGGTGCATTTTTTGGCGTTGGCTCCATCGTCGCCGCCAGCGTGGTCGCCCCGGAGAAACGTGCCGGGGCGGTGGCGGCGATGTTCATGGGCCTGACTCTGGCGACCATTGGCGGTGTGCCGCTGGCCGCCTGGTTTGGTGAACTGTTCGGTTGGCGCACCGCTTTCTGGGGTATTACCGGGCTGGGCGTGGCGACCATGGCCGCGTTGTGGTTCGCCCTGCCTGACCTGAAGGCGCCGCAAAGCGTCGGTGTAATGGCGGAAATTCGGGTATTGGGGCGTGGCCCGGTGTTGGGCGCGCTGGCCCTGACCGTCGTCGGCTCGAGTGCCATGTTCACCGTCTTCACCTACATCGCGCCGATCCTCAGCAGCGAGACCCATGCGTCCACCGCCTTCATCACCGCCATGCTGGTGCTCTACGGTGTCGGGTTGACGCTGGGCAACATGTGGGGCGGCAAGGCCGCTGACCACTCGATTGATCGCACTCTGATCATCTCGCTGAGCGTGCTGATTCTCGTCTTGCTGGCGTTCACCGTACTGATGCGTTGGCCGCTGCCGGCCGCCGTCGCCATCCTGATATGGGGTGTCGCCAGTTTCGCCCTGGTGCCGCCGCTACAGATGCGCGTCATGGAAGCTGCGAAGGACGCGCCCAATCTGGCCTCTGCGGTGAACATTGGCGCGTTCAATTTTGGCAACGCGATTGGCGCAGCGCTGGGCGGAGCGGTGATCAACGCTGGTCTGGGTTATCCGGCGATTTCCCTGGCCGCAGCGGCGATGGCCGGCCTGGGGCTGCTGATGGTGTTGGCTTTTGCCTGGCGCTCCAGAACGATTGAAGCCGCTGTGGTGTGA